Genomic segment of Actinomycetota bacterium:
CTTTTTCACCAGCTCGGCCAGGTCCGGGATGATGTTCCTGCGCAGGCCGTGGATGCCGCCGGTGATGACCTGCTCGGTGGAGAGGCGCGCGATGAGCAGCATGATGATGCCGTCTATGAAATCCTGTTCCAGCAACCGGTCCACGATGTACAAACGCGCCTCCGCGTCGTGCACGTCGCCGAGGTCCACCGGGTTGGAGATGTTGATGACTCCCGCGCGCAGGCGCTCCCTGATGTCCCCGACCAGCGAGGGCGGCAACGGCGGGAACACGAAACCGCGCCGGGCGCACCGGTCGCTGGCCAGGACCAGAATGCCACCGGTGGGCGAGACCAGGGCTATGCGGTTTCCGCGCAGGGGCGGCAGCGAGAACACCTTGGCATGCCCCGCCAGTTCGGAGAGGCGCCGCACGCGGATGATGCCCGCCTGCCGGAAGGCGCCGTCGAGCACCTCGTCGTCGTTGGCCAGGGCCGCGGTGTGCGACCGGGCGCTCTGCCGCGCCAGCGGCTCCACGTTGGCCTTGTAGACCAGGATGGGCTTGTCCACCTTTCGCGCCGTTTCCAGGAATTCCCTCCCCCGCTGCACGTCCTCCAGGTACATGCAGATGACCTTTGTCTCCGGATCCCGGCCCAGGTAGGAAAGGAAATCCACCTCGTCCAGGTCGGTCTTGTTGCCCATGGATGCGAACTTGGAGAACCCCGTGTTCTCGTCCTTGAGCCGCGCCAGGAAATCCAGCCCTATGCCCCCGCTCTGGGCGACGATGCTCACCCCGCCGCGGGGGAGGTCGGGGGGCACCGGCACGAAGGGGAGGCACAATCCGGTGTGCGCGTTGATCACGGTGAGGCAGTTGGGCCCCATGAAACGGATGCCGTGCCTCCGCGCGGCCTGGACGAGACGGTCGCGGTGGCTGACCCCGTCGCCCCCGAACTCCTCGAAACCGCCCGCCGGGATGGCCACCCTGGTGATGCCCTTGCGGCCGCACTCCTCCACCGCGTCCGGCACGGCATGGGCGGGGATGATGAGCACCGCCAGGTCCACCGCTTG
This window contains:
- a CDS encoding CoA-binding protein; protein product: MEKIFGARSVAVVGVSEKPNNLGRYILQNLIDWKFEGPVYCVNPRGGEALGHRLYPSISEIPQAVDLAVLIIPAHAVPDAVEECGRKGITRVAIPAGGFEEFGGDGVSHRDRLVQAARRHGIRFMGPNCLTVINAHTGLCLPFVPVPPDLPRGGVSIVAQSGGIGLDFLARLKDENTGFSKFASMGNKTDLDEVDFLSYLGRDPETKVICMYLEDVQRGREFLETARKVDKPILVYKANVEPLARQSARSHTAALANDDEVLDGAFRQAGIIRVRRLSELAGHAKVFSLPPLRGNRIALVSPTGGILVLASDRCARRGFVFPPLPPSLVGDIRERLRAGVINISNPVDLGDVHDAEARLYIVDRLLEQDFIDGIIMLLIARLSTEQVITGGIHGLRRNIIPDLAELVKKHDKPIIFSLMATGEVRARARYMVDFPIFEDAEEAVDAAGILRDYGMRRWAGRTCA